In a genomic window of Occallatibacter riparius:
- a CDS encoding cold-shock protein has protein sequence MEQGTVKWFNDAKGFGFISRQNGEDVFVHYSAINSQGFKSLQEGQAVQFNVVKGPKGWQAADVQPL, from the coding sequence ATGGAACAAGGTACTGTGAAGTGGTTCAATGACGCGAAGGGCTTCGGCTTCATCTCGCGTCAGAACGGCGAAGACGTCTTCGTGCACTACTCGGCGATCAACTCCCAGGGCTTCAAGAGCCTGCAGGAAGGCCAAGCCGTGCAGTTCAATGTGGTGAAGGGGCCCAAGGGTTGGCAGGCAGCGGACGTTCAGCCTCTCTAA